The following proteins are encoded in a genomic region of Betaproteobacteria bacterium:
- a CDS encoding PQQ-binding-like beta-propeller repeat protein — protein MNSTYSWKRRIGAYAVICSVTWAQLIPTVQAAATDIGDIPMATKGRAKPNMILVVDDSGSMDGEMLPVKGFSTNDGAVWWNTTSRSFIGYGATSTANVWQGGGTTPTAGGTGFFSTTPPTGPINFNFAGDATTTWRKYMYLFPNGQCGSNCETRSYSDSGNDHFAIPPTREFAWTRSPLYNAQYYNPAINYDPWRPYNNGTTTTTLPNYDNTAASWSTVRSHPIYPTSGTATTVNLTATLAQPGDASATNRTFPMFAGMILPGSSRYRICAQDGTGCGTWTNAAASEQCIVETAAQTTDYCHFAATYGVTTTLVIGASKRLDVQIAYYPATYWLLSSATGPLAADEAYGPDGRRIQRVQVTSSVTSYTKPATRSDCVGTVCTYQEEMTNFANWYGYYRKRHMMLNGALGLAFDQLTGLRAGYFLFNNQFNVTMRDFDSASDTTNAKRLLYDLYRTKGDGGTPTRDALEYAGRQYQRTDASAPITAACQFNSAFVITDGFASNDAPPTTFANWDATTSNRYTIPYSTTEPNLNYGNATPAGNIPLPPSSPLPAVTVTPQHHYADAESNTLADIAMFFYLVNPRPAMTARQVAVDLHDESPNADRNDYLHMNTYALGLGVQGLIFGRTDTADNIAINANPFDTSVTWTWPTVRSGGGYLSRHPAAVDELWHATINGRGLMLSASSPEETRVGVVDIVNNVGAKGGAGAAVAVANPNVVPGDNFSYASSYNSGPWAGDINKYEIDTATGAVSSSALWSPSPQKQLASRPPGNRVIATYDGTNAIPFQWASLTTAQKNVLTSTVSGVTTVDPQVLDFLRGDRSREVEKFRSRGPRPLVDAATGAYQLSGGSYVYANNRIPDDISVLGDIVNGEPVVVRQPKYSYFDNGYQDFKTNNASRSGVVYQGANDGMLHAFDVTTGSELWAYVPSMLFNNLRNLSDRLTFRHLYYVDGTPAVGDVDFSYVVTSDLSSPPTPDWRTILVGGLRKGGFGYYAIDVTNPSMGNETTLASKVLWEFPNAQTDSDDPSIRANVGYSFGKPLIVKTRAAGWVAVVTSGYNNGTGTGSSGGDGIGRVWILNPVTGRVIRELSTNVGTSTTPSGLAHLSAFAQRPDVDPTVEAAYGGDLLGNVWRFDLSGTTTASWYVAKVAELKNSSSEYQPVTTEPELGVIQGKRVIFVGTGQYLGDSDVLNSATENTSMSRRRQSFYALRDDPNHTSSSTALIPNRSTLIQQTVTKSGTSISITSTAVSFITNAGWYIDLPETGERAVTNPVLSGGIIAFTSNIPDSVDPCNPGGSSWLYFLDYATGGKLVGATSAGKKLGTFLASRPVLIKLPSGQIVGLIRTSSANTVTENVPTRQNVTSGRRLSWREIPDTLDH, from the coding sequence ATGAACTCGACGTATTCGTGGAAGCGGCGCATCGGCGCCTACGCGGTGATCTGCAGCGTGACCTGGGCCCAGTTGATCCCGACGGTCCAGGCCGCGGCGACCGACATCGGCGACATCCCCATGGCCACCAAGGGTCGAGCCAAGCCGAACATGATCCTCGTGGTCGACGACTCCGGGTCCATGGACGGCGAGATGCTTCCCGTGAAGGGCTTCTCGACGAACGACGGCGCCGTGTGGTGGAACACGACGAGCCGGTCCTTCATCGGCTACGGCGCCACCTCCACCGCGAACGTGTGGCAGGGTGGGGGTACCACACCGACGGCGGGAGGAACCGGCTTCTTCAGCACGACGCCACCGACCGGTCCGATCAACTTCAACTTCGCCGGGGATGCCACGACCACCTGGCGGAAGTACATGTACCTGTTCCCGAACGGGCAGTGCGGCAGCAATTGCGAGACCCGCAGCTACTCCGATTCCGGCAACGATCACTTTGCGATTCCGCCGACGCGGGAGTTCGCCTGGACGCGCAGCCCGCTCTACAACGCGCAGTACTACAACCCGGCGATCAACTACGACCCTTGGCGCCCCTACAACAACGGCACCACGACGACCACGCTGCCCAACTACGACAACACGGCCGCGTCGTGGAGCACGGTACGCAGCCATCCGATCTACCCCACGAGCGGCACCGCCACGACGGTCAATCTGACCGCCACGCTGGCCCAGCCGGGCGATGCTTCGGCCACCAATCGCACGTTCCCCATGTTCGCCGGGATGATTCTTCCCGGCAGTTCGCGGTACAGGATCTGCGCGCAGGACGGGACAGGTTGCGGAACGTGGACGAACGCCGCCGCGAGCGAGCAGTGCATCGTCGAAACGGCAGCGCAGACGACGGACTATTGCCACTTCGCAGCCACCTACGGGGTGACCACGACCCTCGTGATCGGGGCGTCGAAGCGCCTCGACGTGCAGATCGCCTACTATCCGGCGACCTACTGGCTGCTCTCATCGGCCACCGGCCCGCTCGCTGCGGATGAGGCCTACGGTCCGGATGGACGCCGGATACAACGTGTCCAGGTGACCTCCTCGGTGACCAGCTACACCAAGCCCGCCACCCGGAGCGACTGTGTCGGCACCGTGTGCACCTACCAGGAGGAGATGACCAACTTCGCGAACTGGTACGGCTACTATCGCAAGCGGCACATGATGCTGAACGGGGCCCTCGGATTGGCATTCGATCAGCTGACTGGTCTGCGGGCCGGCTACTTCCTGTTCAACAACCAGTTCAACGTCACGATGCGCGACTTCGACAGCGCGTCGGACACGACGAACGCCAAGCGGCTGCTGTACGACCTCTACCGTACGAAAGGCGACGGCGGCACGCCCACTCGGGATGCCCTCGAGTACGCCGGGCGGCAATACCAGCGCACGGACGCAAGCGCTCCGATCACGGCCGCGTGCCAGTTCAACTCCGCATTCGTCATCACCGACGGCTTCGCGAGCAACGACGCTCCGCCGACGACATTCGCCAACTGGGATGCGACGACGTCCAACCGTTACACGATTCCCTACAGCACGACGGAACCGAACCTGAATTACGGCAATGCGACGCCGGCCGGGAACATTCCGTTGCCTCCGAGCAGTCCCCTGCCGGCCGTTACCGTCACACCGCAGCATCACTATGCCGATGCGGAAAGCAATACGCTCGCTGACATCGCGATGTTCTTCTATCTGGTCAATCCCCGGCCAGCGATGACCGCGCGCCAGGTGGCCGTGGACCTGCACGACGAGTCTCCCAACGCGGATCGCAACGATTACCTGCACATGAACACGTATGCGCTGGGCCTCGGTGTGCAGGGTTTGATCTTCGGCCGCACGGATACCGCCGACAACATCGCCATCAACGCCAATCCGTTCGACACTTCCGTGACCTGGACGTGGCCGACCGTCCGCAGCGGTGGCGGTTACCTGTCCCGACATCCCGCGGCCGTCGACGAACTCTGGCACGCCACGATCAACGGACGCGGCCTCATGCTCTCGGCCAGTTCGCCGGAGGAGACGCGCGTGGGCGTCGTCGATATCGTCAACAACGTCGGTGCGAAAGGCGGCGCCGGGGCCGCGGTCGCGGTGGCGAACCCGAACGTGGTGCCTGGCGACAACTTCTCGTATGCGTCCAGCTACAACTCCGGGCCCTGGGCCGGCGACATCAACAAGTACGAGATCGACACGGCGACCGGTGCCGTGAGTTCGTCGGCATTGTGGAGTCCCTCGCCGCAGAAACAGCTGGCCTCGCGCCCACCGGGCAACCGCGTCATCGCGACCTACGATGGCACGAACGCCATTCCGTTCCAGTGGGCCAGCCTCACCACGGCGCAGAAGAACGTGCTCACCTCCACGGTGAGCGGCGTCACCACGGTCGATCCCCAGGTGCTGGATTTCCTGCGCGGAGACCGCTCCCGTGAAGTGGAGAAGTTCCGTTCGCGCGGCCCCCGCCCGCTGGTCGACGCTGCCACGGGCGCGTATCAGCTGAGCGGCGGTTCGTACGTCTACGCCAACAACCGGATTCCCGACGACATCTCGGTGCTGGGCGACATCGTCAATGGCGAACCGGTCGTGGTCCGTCAGCCGAAGTACAGTTACTTCGACAACGGCTATCAGGACTTCAAGACGAACAACGCGTCGCGCTCCGGCGTCGTCTATCAGGGCGCGAACGACGGCATGCTCCACGCGTTCGATGTCACGACGGGCAGCGAACTGTGGGCCTACGTGCCCAGCATGCTGTTCAACAACCTGCGCAACCTGTCGGACCGCCTGACCTTCCGTCACCTCTACTACGTGGACGGCACACCCGCGGTGGGTGACGTCGATTTCTCCTATGTCGTCACGAGCGACCTGTCGAGCCCGCCGACGCCGGATTGGCGCACCATCCTGGTGGGCGGTCTGCGCAAGGGCGGCTTCGGCTACTACGCCATCGACGTGACGAACCCCAGCATGGGCAATGAGACGACGCTGGCCTCGAAGGTCCTGTGGGAGTTTCCCAACGCGCAGACCGACAGCGACGATCCCTCCATTCGCGCCAATGTCGGCTACAGCTTCGGCAAGCCGCTCATCGTCAAGACGCGTGCGGCGGGCTGGGTGGCGGTCGTCACGTCCGGCTACAACAACGGAACCGGAACCGGATCGAGCGGCGGTGACGGCATCGGCCGCGTCTGGATCCTGAATCCGGTGACGGGCCGTGTGATCCGCGAACTGTCCACCAATGTGGGCACATCCACGACACCCAGCGGACTCGCTCACCTGTCCGCATTCGCGCAACGGCCCGACGTCGATCCCACGGTCGAGGCCGCGTACGGCGGCGACCTGCTCGGAAACGTCTGGCGCTTCGATCTGTCCGGTACCACCACGGCGTCGTGGTACGTCGCCAAGGTCGCCGAACTGAAGAACAGCAGTTCCGAGTACCAGCCGGTGACGACCGAACCGGAACTGGGCGTGATCCAGGGCAAGCGGGTGATCTTCGTCGGCACCGGCCAGTATCTGGGAGACAGCGACGTGCTGAACAGTGCCACGGAGAACACGTCCATGTCCCGCCGCCGCCAGAGCTTCTACGCCCTGCGCGACGACCCCAACCACACGTCGTCCAGCACGGCCCTGATTCCGAACCGGTCGACGCTCATCCAGCAGACCGTGACGAAGTCCGGGACGTCGATCAGCATCACCTCGACCGCCGTGAGCTTCATCACCAACGCGGGGTGGTACATCGATCTACCGGAGACGGGCGAACGTGCGGTGACCAATCCCGTCCTGTCGGGCGGCATCATCGCCTTCACCAGCAACATCCCCGACAGCGTGGACCCCTGCAACCCGGGCGGCAGCAGCTGGCTGTACTTCCTCGACTACGCGACAGGCGGAAAGCTCGTCGGGGCGACCTCCGCCGGCAAGAAGCTGGGAACGTTCCTCGCGAGCCGGCCGGTGCTGATCAAGCTGCCCTCGGGTCAGATCGTCGGTCTGATCCGCACGTCGTCCGCGAATACCGTGACCGAGAATGTGCCGACGCGGCAGAACGTGACCTCAGGACGCAGGCTGTCGTGGCGGGAGATACCGGACACGTTGGACCACTAG
- the ispH gene encoding 4-hydroxy-3-methylbut-2-enyl diphosphate reductase, with the protein MKILLANPRGFCAGVDRAIEIVERALAQHGAPIYVRHEVVHNKFVVDGLRRKGAVFVDELSAVPAGATVVFSAHGVSRGVRDEAQALGLRVFDATCPLVTKVHVEVGRMRDQGREIVMIGHRGHPEVEGTMGQTSGGMHLVESARDVSNLQVSDPSKLAYVTQTTLSVDDARSVIDALRARFPDIVGPKKDDICYATQNRQDAVKALVKDAEVVVVVGSPNSSNSNRLCEVARLSGRRAYLVDDADQLERAWFEGTGTVGITAGASAPDILVWNVIERLKTFGADELVELEGVVEDVTFPLPKSLVV; encoded by the coding sequence ATGAAGATCCTTCTCGCGAATCCACGCGGCTTCTGCGCGGGCGTCGACCGCGCGATCGAAATCGTGGAGAGAGCCCTTGCCCAGCACGGTGCGCCCATCTACGTCCGCCACGAGGTCGTCCACAACAAGTTCGTGGTGGACGGCCTGCGCCGCAAAGGTGCCGTGTTCGTCGACGAGTTGTCCGCTGTGCCCGCCGGCGCGACGGTCGTCTTCAGTGCCCACGGAGTTTCGCGCGGCGTTCGAGACGAGGCACAGGCCCTGGGCCTGAGGGTCTTCGATGCCACGTGCCCCCTGGTCACCAAGGTCCACGTCGAAGTCGGACGGATGCGGGACCAGGGCCGGGAGATCGTCATGATCGGGCACCGCGGGCATCCTGAGGTGGAAGGCACCATGGGTCAGACGTCCGGCGGCATGCATCTTGTGGAAAGCGCTCGCGATGTTTCCAATCTGCAGGTGTCGGACCCCTCGAAACTTGCCTACGTCACACAGACGACGCTTTCCGTGGACGATGCTCGCTCCGTGATCGATGCCTTGCGTGCCCGGTTTCCGGACATCGTCGGCCCGAAGAAGGACGACATCTGCTACGCGACGCAGAACCGGCAGGATGCCGTGAAGGCGCTCGTGAAAGACGCGGAAGTCGTGGTGGTCGTAGGCTCGCCCAACAGTTCCAACTCGAACCGGCTCTGCGAGGTCGCGCGGCTGTCGGGCAGGCGGGCGTATCTTGTCGACGACGCGGACCAGCTGGAGCGCGCGTGGTTCGAGGGCACGGGCACCGTCGGTATCACTGCGGGCGCTTCCGCCCCGGACATCCTCGTGTGGAATGTCATCGAGCGGCTGAAGACTTTCGGTGCGGACGAACTGGTGGAACTGGAAGGCGTGGTGGAGGACGTCACCTTTCCGCTGCCGAAGTCACTCGTCGTCTGA
- the ileS gene encoding isoleucine--tRNA ligase translates to MADYKNTLNLPDTAFPMRGDLAKREPGWVRQWQESRLYERIREAAKGRPRFVLHDGPPYANGDIHIGHAVNKVLKDIIIKSKTLDGFDAPYVPGWDCHGLPIEHQVEKKHGRGVEANAFRTLCREYAASHIARQKADFIRLGVLGDWDNPYLTMAYRTEADIIRSLARIQARGYLYQGSKPVHWCLDCRSSLAEAEVEYENRVSPAIDVAFPAKDATELAQPFGFTHLPLPSYVVIWTTTPWTLPANQAISAHREFEYALVQGPKYFLLLAKDLVESCMQRYGVADYKIVGTVTGDRLERLEVWHPFQPRRVPIILGNHVTLDAGTGLVHTAPAHGVEDFEVGLKYDLPVDNPVGADGRFRENLSLVGGQTVWEANKTVIDVLEEKTLLLQNVAYEHSYPHCWRHKTPVIFRATHQWFIGMEHTGPQGSTLRDVARAAVAATEFFPGWGRARLEAMIGNRPDWCVSRQRNWGVPMALVVHKETGALHPRLQELMEQVAQRVEQGGIEAWFALDARELLGADADQYEKVPDTLDVWFDSGTTHVSVLERRNDLDKPADLYLEGSDQHRGWFQSSLLTGCAIDGRAPYRQLLTHGFVVDGQGRKMSKSLGNTIVPQKIADTLGAEILRLWVAATDYSGELSISDEILKRVVESYRRIRNTLRFLMANISDFDPSADMVPVERWLDIDRYALAMTRALQEDVTSAYARYEFHSVVYRLQTFCSEDLGGFYLDILKDRLYTTQAAGEARRAAQSMLWHLTQALVRLMAPILTFTAEEAWTVLSGQPQDSVLLHTWHVLPEPQDEPAVVARWETLREVRAEVQKRIEEVRVSGTVGSSLQAEAELALHGHRYTACASIGDDLRFVLITSRTALAEVDSLDEEYVQITASGHAKCGRCWHYRDDVGHDPEHPELCGRCTANLYGSGEPRAFAFESGRWFLVAAVVAGLDQWTKHLVQQYLGPGEGVMITPYFDLVLIFNPGAAFSFLSSASGWQREFFIIIALAASVFMSVLIVRHRARWMFGVALGMILGGAVGNLIDRFRLSAVVDFLHFHIQQYSWPAFNLADSAITCGAVLLVLDSVFDRKSTQQGQPS, encoded by the coding sequence ATGGCCGATTACAAGAACACGCTCAATCTTCCCGACACCGCCTTTCCCATGCGCGGCGATCTCGCCAAGCGCGAGCCAGGCTGGGTGCGGCAATGGCAGGAAAGCCGGCTGTACGAGCGGATTCGCGAGGCCGCCAAGGGGCGGCCGCGTTTCGTTCTGCACGACGGCCCGCCCTACGCGAACGGCGACATCCACATCGGACACGCCGTCAACAAGGTCCTCAAGGACATCATCATCAAGAGCAAGACGCTCGATGGCTTCGACGCGCCCTACGTGCCCGGCTGGGACTGCCACGGACTGCCCATCGAGCACCAGGTGGAAAAGAAGCACGGGCGGGGCGTCGAGGCCAATGCGTTCCGCACGCTGTGCCGCGAGTACGCCGCCTCCCACATTGCCCGGCAGAAGGCGGACTTCATCCGGCTGGGCGTGCTGGGCGACTGGGACAATCCGTATCTGACGATGGCCTACCGCACCGAGGCCGACATCATCCGGTCGCTCGCGCGCATCCAGGCACGCGGTTATCTGTACCAGGGATCGAAACCCGTCCACTGGTGTCTCGATTGTCGCTCGTCGCTCGCCGAGGCCGAGGTGGAGTACGAGAACCGGGTGTCTCCTGCCATCGACGTGGCGTTCCCCGCCAAGGACGCGACGGAGCTCGCCCAGCCTTTCGGCTTCACCCATCTGCCCCTTCCGTCCTATGTCGTGATCTGGACGACGACACCGTGGACGCTTCCGGCCAACCAGGCCATCTCGGCCCATCGGGAGTTCGAGTACGCGCTGGTCCAGGGGCCCAAGTATTTCCTGCTGCTGGCGAAGGACCTGGTCGAATCGTGCATGCAGCGGTACGGCGTGGCCGACTACAAGATCGTCGGGACGGTCACGGGCGACCGGCTCGAGCGCCTGGAGGTGTGGCACCCGTTCCAGCCGCGCAGGGTTCCGATCATTCTTGGTAACCATGTCACGCTCGATGCGGGCACGGGGCTCGTGCACACGGCGCCCGCTCATGGCGTCGAGGACTTCGAGGTTGGCCTCAAGTACGACCTGCCAGTGGACAATCCGGTGGGCGCGGACGGGCGGTTTCGCGAGAACCTCTCGCTCGTCGGCGGGCAGACCGTGTGGGAAGCCAACAAGACCGTGATCGACGTTCTGGAGGAGAAGACGCTGCTGCTGCAGAACGTCGCGTACGAGCACAGCTACCCCCACTGCTGGCGTCACAAGACGCCGGTGATCTTTCGCGCGACGCACCAGTGGTTCATCGGCATGGAGCACACGGGCCCCCAAGGGAGCACCCTGCGCGACGTGGCCCGGGCTGCGGTCGCGGCGACGGAATTCTTCCCTGGATGGGGACGAGCCCGGCTGGAGGCCATGATCGGCAACCGGCCCGACTGGTGCGTTTCGCGCCAGCGCAACTGGGGCGTGCCCATGGCGCTCGTCGTGCACAAGGAAACCGGTGCGCTGCATCCCCGTCTGCAGGAACTGATGGAGCAGGTGGCGCAGCGCGTGGAGCAGGGCGGCATCGAGGCGTGGTTCGCGCTGGATGCACGCGAGTTGCTGGGTGCGGATGCGGACCAGTACGAGAAGGTTCCGGACACCCTGGATGTCTGGTTCGATTCGGGCACGACCCACGTCAGCGTGCTGGAGCGCCGGAACGATCTGGACAAGCCCGCCGATCTGTATCTCGAGGGATCGGATCAGCATCGTGGCTGGTTCCAATCCTCGCTGCTGACCGGTTGCGCGATCGACGGCAGGGCGCCCTACCGCCAGCTGCTCACGCACGGTTTCGTCGTCGACGGCCAGGGGCGCAAGATGAGCAAGTCCCTGGGCAATACCATCGTCCCGCAGAAGATCGCCGACACGCTGGGCGCGGAGATCCTTAGGCTTTGGGTGGCCGCCACCGACTACTCGGGCGAGCTTTCCATCTCGGACGAGATTCTCAAACGGGTGGTCGAGAGCTACCGCCGCATCAGGAACACGCTGCGGTTCCTGATGGCGAACATTTCAGACTTCGACCCATCGGCTGACATGGTGCCCGTGGAGCGCTGGCTTGACATCGACCGCTACGCGCTGGCGATGACGCGCGCGCTGCAGGAGGACGTCACGTCGGCCTATGCGCGCTACGAGTTCCATTCCGTCGTGTATCGGCTGCAGACGTTCTGCTCCGAGGATCTCGGCGGGTTCTACCTGGACATCCTCAAGGATCGTCTCTACACCACGCAGGCCGCGGGCGAGGCCCGCCGCGCGGCGCAGTCGATGCTGTGGCATCTGACTCAGGCGCTCGTGCGGCTCATGGCGCCGATCCTCACTTTCACGGCCGAAGAGGCGTGGACCGTGCTGAGCGGCCAGCCCCAGGACAGCGTGCTTCTCCATACCTGGCACGTGCTTCCGGAGCCGCAGGACGAGCCCGCCGTCGTTGCGCGCTGGGAGACATTGCGTGAAGTCCGCGCGGAGGTGCAGAAACGCATCGAGGAAGTCCGCGTATCCGGCACCGTCGGGTCCTCGCTCCAGGCCGAGGCGGAGCTGGCACTGCACGGCCACCGCTACACCGCCTGCGCGTCCATCGGCGACGATCTGCGCTTCGTGCTGATCACGTCCCGCACGGCTCTTGCCGAAGTGGATTCGCTCGACGAGGAGTACGTGCAGATCACGGCCAGCGGCCACGCCAAGTGCGGCCGCTGCTGGCACTACAGGGACGATGTCGGGCACGATCCCGAGCATCCGGAACTTTGCGGCCGTTGCACGGCGAACCTGTACGGCAGCGGAGAGCCGCGTGCCTTTGCTTTTGAGTCCGGCCGCTGGTTCCTCGTCGCGGCCGTCGTGGCCGGGCTGGACCAATGGACCAAGCACCTGGTGCAGCAGTACCTGGGACCGGGGGAGGGCGTGATGATCACGCCCTACTTTGATCTCGTCCTGATCTTCAATCCTGGCGCTGCGTTCAGTTTCCTGTCCTCGGCGTCTGGTTGGCAGCGGGAATTCTTCATCATCATCGCGCTGGCCGCGTCCGTGTTCATGAGCGTCCTCATCGTCCGGCACCGGGCCCGCTGGATGTTCGGGGTTGCGCTGGGGATGATTCTGGGAGGCGCCGTCGGCAATCTCATCGACCGGTTCCGCCTGAGCGCGGTCGTGGATTTCCTGCACTTCCACATTCAGCAGTATTCGTGGCCCGCGTTCAACCTTGCGGACTCCGCCATCACGTGCGGTGCCGTGCTGCTGGTTCTCGACAGCGTGTTCGACAGGAAGTCGACGCAGCAGGGGCAGCCGTCATGA
- a CDS encoding bifunctional riboflavin kinase/FAD synthetase, translating to MRLFRGIPRCADVPVALTIGNFDGVHRGHQAMVGRLLAAARARKLPAAVMTFEPHPREFFSPADAPARLSPLREKLERLAELGVDRAYVCRFDASFATQSADAFVKDALARGLDVKWLLTGDDFRFGARRSGDVDLLRRLAPEFGMEVESMHTVEVDGVRASSTAVREALAGGLLERAQRLLGRPYAITGRVVGGDRIGRELGFPTANIRMSLNRPPLWGIYAVTVRGLGTAPKIGAASLGVRPTVNSSGKATLEVFLLDFDGDIYGRRVRVEFLHKLRDEEKYPTLEALRNQIGLDVSATREFFRLRPPARAAV from the coding sequence ATGCGGCTCTTCCGGGGCATTCCGCGATGCGCGGACGTGCCCGTCGCCCTCACCATCGGCAACTTCGACGGCGTCCATCGCGGCCATCAGGCGATGGTCGGGCGCCTTCTTGCGGCTGCGCGGGCAAGGAAGCTCCCCGCTGCCGTGATGACCTTCGAGCCGCATCCGCGGGAGTTCTTTTCGCCGGCGGACGCCCCCGCCCGCCTGTCTCCCCTCCGGGAAAAGCTGGAGCGCCTCGCCGAGTTGGGGGTGGACCGGGCGTACGTGTGCCGCTTCGACGCCAGCTTCGCGACCCAGAGCGCCGACGCATTCGTGAAAGACGCGCTTGCTCGCGGTCTGGACGTGAAGTGGCTGCTCACCGGCGACGATTTCCGCTTCGGGGCGCGCCGTTCGGGTGACGTGGATCTGTTGCGCCGCCTCGCTCCGGAATTCGGTATGGAAGTGGAAAGCATGCACACTGTCGAGGTCGACGGGGTGCGTGCCTCCAGCACGGCCGTCCGCGAGGCGTTGGCCGGTGGCCTGCTGGAACGTGCACAGCGGCTTCTTGGTCGTCCCTATGCGATCACCGGACGGGTGGTGGGTGGGGACCGGATCGGCCGCGAATTGGGGTTTCCCACGGCCAACATCCGCATGAGCCTGAACCGTCCCCCGCTCTGGGGTATCTATGCAGTGACGGTGCGCGGGCTCGGCACCGCACCGAAGATTGGCGCAGCGAGTCTGGGCGTGCGTCCCACGGTGAATTCGTCGGGGAAGGCGACGCTGGAGGTCTTCCTGCTCGATTTCGACGGGGACATCTACGGACGTCGCGTGCGGGTCGAGTTTCTGCATAAGCTGCGTGACGAAGAGAAGTATCCGACGCTGGAAGCGCTCCGGAACCAGATCGGTCTGGACGTGAGCGCCACCCGCGAATTCTTTCGCCTGCGCCCTCCGGCGCGGGCCGCTGTCTGA
- the cobA gene encoding uroporphyrinogen-III C-methyltransferase, whose translation MGASRHASELRQVIGRVYLVGAGPGSPDLLTLRAVRLLEQADIVYFDALVHPDTLALACRAKMVSVGKRAGRVSTDQRFINRHLVEAAAQHRTVVRLKGGDPMMFGRAQEEIDALNLAGVPFEVVPGITAAAAASADLGVSLTRRGSSRSVTFATPRIGPGEGDSEWAAQAAAADTAVLYMAGSARAETAAALMAEGVDAGTPVVVVQNASLPGSRRSATTLSRLADLPVDESQGPVLLLLGEVYRELLDEIPAGVGVPARTESRSAAL comes from the coding sequence ATGGGGGCGTCCCGGCACGCGAGCGAACTGCGTCAGGTGATCGGCCGTGTCTATCTGGTGGGTGCCGGACCCGGCAGTCCCGATCTGCTCACGCTGCGCGCCGTGCGGCTGCTCGAGCAGGCGGACATCGTCTATTTCGATGCCCTGGTGCACCCGGACACTCTGGCTCTGGCCTGTCGGGCGAAGATGGTGTCGGTTGGAAAGCGCGCCGGTCGGGTGTCCACCGATCAGCGCTTCATCAACCGGCATCTCGTCGAGGCTGCTGCCCAGCACCGAACCGTCGTGCGCCTGAAAGGCGGAGACCCGATGATGTTCGGCCGTGCCCAGGAAGAGATCGACGCTCTGAATCTGGCGGGCGTGCCTTTCGAGGTCGTGCCCGGAATCACGGCAGCCGCTGCGGCGAGCGCAGACCTGGGCGTGTCGCTCACGCGCCGGGGATCGAGCCGCAGCGTGACCTTCGCGACGCCCCGAATCGGCCCTGGCGAAGGCGATTCGGAGTGGGCAGCACAGGCCGCCGCCGCGGATACGGCCGTGCTCTACATGGCCGGGAGCGCCCGCGCCGAAACAGCCGCGGCGCTGATGGCGGAAGGAGTGGATGCGGGCACCCCGGTGGTCGTGGTCCAGAACGCGTCCCTGCCGGGCTCGCGGCGCAGCGCCACCACGCTGTCCCGGCTGGCAGACCTTCCCGTCGATGAGTCGCAGGGTCCCGTCCTGCTGCTGCTGGGCGAGGTGTACCGCGAGCTTCTGGACGAGATTCCGGCGGGGGTGGGGGTGCCGGCACGCACGGAGAGTCGATCGGCCGCGCTCTGA